From the genome of Saccharomyces kudriavzevii IFO 1802 strain IFO1802 genome assembly, chromosome: 16:
CAGAACTAGTGACAATTCAACCCtatagcaaaaaaaaaaacaactcaggataataaataatagaaaaaaaaagatttaGCAGATACAAagacaaaagaaaacaaaaacatttACAAAACGTTTACATGCGTGTTCATTAAGCTGTCGAAGAAtattatctttttgatttatttttctttttgaataagccaaaccttttcttcttaccGTGAGActtttcctcatcatcaGCAATATCTGTACCAGGCGAAGCCACATCTGCCATTAGgcttgatgaagataaagtTGGAGTACTCGGGGCTGAGACAGAGCCCGTGGGAGGAGCTACGAAGTTTCTAGGATCATTTATATCCATAGTACTGCTTGAGTTGTTGTTTGGGCCTGTAAATTGCATTGCATTGTGAACCACTGAGTTGGTAGAAATATCTGGGTTGCTATTGCTATTATTAACCTTGTTAGTATTATTTGTGATTTCTATCATGGTACTCGAGCTAAACTGCCTTTGTGCGGGAACGTGGTTATTGGGAGCAGGGGGTTGGTTGTAGGTATTGTTTGGTTTGGCGGCGTGTGGCGTATtaagtttgtttttggaTTGTTGTGATCTCAATCTATTTTGGTTTACAATACTATGGTTGGGCATTGAACTCAAACGAGTTTGACTTGAACTGTTTGGTGGTCTGCCAAAATCGCTCATGTTTATACTGGAAGGATTACCAATATTGGGCATATTACTATTTCTATTCTTCCTACTTGTGGGTTTGATAGAGTGTGAGTGGTAAGGTTGTACTTGCACTGGTTGCACTTGCTGTTGCAAAGGTATGGCAGAAGGTTGTTGGGCATCATGTGTAGCCATACCTGCTGCTGATATTGGGTCTACAAAGTGCCCGGCGGATGCAGGTTGGGGTATAGACCCATTAGTGCCGTGCATCCCTCTACTACTGGAGCGGATATTTGCGGATTGTTGTAATTGAGGGAAGGAAGGCTTTCTTGGAATAGAATTGCTGCTACTGTTATTGAACCTTTGTTGTTGCAATGCCCTTTTCTGGTACTCCAATTCACGTTCTTGTAGctccaattcttttttacGGAGTTGCAGCTCACGCTCTTGCAGCAATTTGTCATTGGAGCCATTGTCCTCCTCAAAGGTCTGTGAGTGAAAAGATAGTGGCGAATTGATCTGTGGTTGCAAGCTCACAGCAGTTGGTGGGGATTTCAACGGAGAGTCGCCATAGTTGACACTATATAATGCCATATCTTCGATATCTCTCAAATTCGGAGTTCCTGTTGCCTTATATTCGTTAATATTTGGTTGGTTTGTCGCTTCGGTTGGAGTAACCACTTCAGTTGATGCTGGAGCTTCGGCTTGAGTTTTAAAAGCAACTTGGTACTTCTCTTTTGCATCGTTGGTTTCCAGTTCATGTTGTTTGGCTTGTATGACTAATTCTTGTCttaatttatcaatttggCCTTCTAAAATGGAGATCTGATTCTGTAAAGCAGTTTCATGCTTTTGCGATTTTTGCAAACTTTGCAGAATTTgtgttttttcatttgatCTGATAAACAACTTAGAGACACCGTTATttaatctttcaaattggGACAAGACGGAATATAAGAATTCTAAGTACGGAGTCTTGATACCAAAATCATCAGCCAATAGGATAGTTTGTAACAGCAGGATATCGATATTCAATGGCGTTGTTTGATGAATGAAATGGTAAACCAATGCAGGCGGATTATTTGTTGATTGATATGAATTCTTCCACAAAGATAAAAGGCcgttttcattatcataATTACTATTTAACCTAGCACCCATAGTCTTAGCCACGGTAATGATTTCAGTGACCAACCCGGAGATTAAAGGCTTAGCAATGATCTGCTGGTCTAAGTCACTCGGGTTTTCCTGTTCAAACATGATTAACAACGGATCGAAACAAATCCGGGATATGGCCAGTTTCCATTGTTGTGATAGGAATTCAATCGAAGAAAAGTTACACAAATCGATTTTTATGTTGGAAAACAGTTTAGCGAATAGTTTCTCAAAAGTGGTCAATAGTGTTGTAACGCTGGCGGAGTATTTTTCAGTATTAGACTTACTTTCACCCAGGTAAATTGTGTTTTCGTTTATAGTACCAGGAAACTGTCTGAATTGGTTTGGACCAATTTGACGAACATCCAAGTCAGTTAAAATACTGAAGACGCTTATATGCGGAGAATCCATTGATAACTTAACAAACGGTTCCAATTGAATGAACCCACTGCTTTCCAAGAGAATCTTGGTGTTCGAATCGATTATAGAGGCCAATTTGGATGACAACGAGGAGAGTTCCTGCAAAGAGGGAGCACTCATTATGATTATATCAAAAACGGGTTCACCGGGTTTAGAACTTAAAGCCTCGCTCAAGTGTTCAATAGAAGTAAAATGATTTTCCAGTTCAAACCGGTCCTTGCCATAGCATTCACTTTCAATCTCAAATTGACATGACTTCGAATCGTTAACGTGATAAAGCTCAATATTCTTGGCCAGCTGGAATCTTGAGGTGTAGAACAAGATATTCGGGTTGTTCCCAACAGTCAATACTCGAAGTGACGAAGATGACATAACTGGAACGTGTGCGAGGGAAGGCAAAGCGAATGGATGTAAATAACCGTGGTAAGCTTCACGCCGTTATAGTTGTGAATAATGCgaatagaaaaaaagagaaacagGGAAACGAACTGGTACGTATGTGTCTTCCCTTTCTGTTTTACTCTTGATCTTGCTTGCTATGTTCCGATCAAGTACCAAAAATAGCTGAGTGGGCTACGAGCAAGAAGGCCAAGACCAAAAgtgttctttcttttacttATTTGCCGTTttaaaataaacaaacaaataggttcaaagaaacaagaataaACAAACAACGAGCGCCAACGGAAAGGAGCAACTTTGCGTTCCTGCTTGCGTATGCGTGCACGTCTGCTTTCCCACTTGACACAACACGAAGACCGAAAACAACCTTGAATGGACTGAATGGACCAACATTCGTTGTTCGAGAGATTTTccagtttcctttttttttttcactcgGCATAAACGAAtgagaataaaaatttttcacgtTTTCCCGTTCCGGGAATAAAGCGGGTCGCTTCCACGGGAATAACAGTTGCAAGTAAGCCAAGGCCATACAGTCTACCAGATAGCAGTGGCGCAGTGTAGTGTAGTGTAGTGTGTTTTATGGATGATGATtatcttatatatatatttacacaTAGGTAATAAATGTAGCGGAAGGACGGCATTATGGGGTGTGGTGGTAGTACTCTGCGAACCAAGGATGATGCAAAGCTTGCTTAGCGCTCAACCTCATGTCCGGATTCAGCTGTAGCAGCCCATGTAGGAAGTCCATGAGGTTCCCGTCTAGCGGTTCCTTGGTGTGAGGTTGCAACACTTGGCGTAGATCTCTTGGTGTTCGTTGCTGGATGTTGGGGTTGTATTTGGGCAACTTTGTTACGCCAGGCCACAGGGACTCGTTGGGAGTGCCCATTATGTCGAAGATCAATTTCAGTTGCTCTTCGTCATTGGTGCCTGGGAACAGCGGCTTACCCGTTATCATTTCCGCAAGGATACACCCACAAGACCATATGTCGATTGATGTGGAGTACGTCCTGGATCCCATTAGCACGTCCGGAGCACGGTACCACAATGTGACGACTTCGCTAGAAAACGTGTTTACCGGGATACCAAACGCACGGGCAAGACCGAAATCTCCCAGTTTTAGTTGTCCCTTCTTGTTGATTAACAGGTTTTGAGGCTTCAAATCCCGGTGTAGGATCTTGCTTTCGTGGCAGAATGCTAGTCCTTGCAGCAATTGCCACTGGAAGTATTTGACCAAGTTTAATTCAAGCCCTCGTGGCGTATTACCTACGGTGCGGGAATCcatgtattttttcaaatcattgtccatgaattcaaaaaccAAGGTCAACTTGTTCTCTGTGTGGATAACATCATAAAGTCTAACGATGTTTTCATgcttcaattctttcatcaGGGAAATTTCACGAATGGCTGTAGAAGGTGTACCCTCCTCCGAGTCCAATTTTACCTCTTTCAGCGCAACGTACACCCCCGTGGTCTTGTTCAACCCCTTGTACACCGTAGCATACGTACCGTTACCAAGCTTTTCTAACTGCTTAAATCTATTCTTATAGCTCGagtttgtttgtttttcgCATACATGTTAGTACTGATGATTTCCTACTCCTTAATTTCCAATCAAAGCTGCTCAAAAATTACATACtgtgaagaagatgacatcGAGATTGCTAAACTTTGCCTGTCTACTGCTCTTGAGGTTCTAATTAACAGACAAACGCTACATATTAAGATTGTATTCCTCTTTGTTATCTTTCAACCAGAGGGATACGGGTCTGCAAATCTACGTATATGGTGATTTAtatagaaaatgaagtacTCACATACCTACACCCCCAAGTATACATCTTGAATGGACGCAAGTTACATTTTATTCAGTCCAGGCTATCTTCTCTTTGTCACCTGTCCATTGGGCAGATGTTGGTGGGCCTCAATTAATCGTTTTCGCGTCCTTgcatttctttcttgttattttgattttgacaGTGCACTCTTTCTTCACCTTTTTGTCCTCCATattaaaaatttcatttttctggaacttgaaaaattccgATGACATTATTTCTCTGAAGTGAATCAGATACAATGCAATTTTTACCACTCAAGATAAAGGACACATTTGATCAGGCTACATCGCTATCCTGtaacattttttctttttctgaagATGACTGACGATGGTAGCGCacaaacttcaaaaagCAACCAAAATCAACATAAGGACCGCTTCAAGTTTATTGTAAATGATAAAAGTATTTTGGGACCTCAATGGTTAAGTCTTTACCAGACAGATGGGAAAGTGACATTCGCCAAATCCCATTTTGAGCAAGCAATGATGAACGTCATTAGGGAACCAAATATCAACTCCACCGTTATATTAAGAGCcgatattttgaaagaaatcaacCATGCTTCAGAAGCTGGACCTGAACTGAATTTTGATGAAGCCgtattgaaaaagtttgaaattgaaaacagcaATGGCAGCGATGAGGAGGATGTCAAAAAGATAAACATTGAAGATTTAAACATAAGGGCATGCGAAACCTCTGAAGACCTAAAATTGTCGCCCGTTCATGAATTTGTGAGAAGGATtattccaagaaatttctaTAAGGATGCTATTATAAACCAAACGTGTTTAATCCTGAACAGTAAGGACCCCGCTTTTCAGGAAACCTCGTTGATCATATATACGCCACACATCAACTCTGAAAGTGATTGTCCCTTTTATATCCCAAGAACACAAAGTGTAGGCATTTTGCTACATCAATCGATTCTTTCTGTACATTATATCCGCTTTCCCGAGGATGACATTACCTTTACGGATGAATCCGAGCGTGTTGTAAGAACCGCTTACAGGCTATTGAAAACTGCTAATAAACACTCAAAGGGTGTCATGCAGGGCTATGAGAAAAAAGTCAACCACGATCAAGTGGTAAATAAAGtcaatttccaaaatactTATATTGtgctgaagaaaaaatactcCAAGTTTTTGGTGGAAAATTGGGCGGAATCCACCGACCCAAAAAAACACGTATTTGAAGATATAGCTATTGCCGCTTTCTTGATTGAATTATGGATCAAAGTGTACGGTTCAGATTTCCGTTCCAAGATGCAGTTTAGAGATTTGGGATGTGGTAATGGTGCTCTTTGTTACATTTTGCTAAgtgaaaatataaaaggaCTAGGTATAGATGCAAGAAAACGTAAATCTTGGTCTATTTACCCATCCCGAGTTCAATCATCGTTAAAGGAGCAAGTTATAATACCCTCTATTCTTTTGAGGCCTCATCCTGCTTTGAAAAGGCAAGTACCCCATTTAGAACACAATGGAAGATTTTTCCCAGTAAAGGTCACACACGAGGTAATTGCCCCGGCAACGGTTGTGTATTCAAGCGAAGACCTACTAAAGTCTCCGCAGGTTAACACCGCAGAGTTTCCTCCGAATACCTTCATCATAGGTAACCATTCTGATGAGTTGACTTGCTGGATTCCATTGCTGGGTCATCCATATATGGTTATACCTTGTTGCTCTCATAACTTCTCTGGCCAAAGGATCCGCTTTAATGTGAGGAAGCGTTCATCGAGGTCGAATGAAGTCAAGAACCAGAATAATAGCAAAAGCGCTTATTCTGGTTTAGTGGACCACGTTGAATATATCTCCTCTCGTGTAGGTTGGAAGGTAGAGAAAGAGATGTTAAGAATACCAAGCACTAGAAATGCTGCTATCATAGGCGTGGAAAACGAGAACTCGAAGCATT
Proteins encoded in this window:
- the SVL3 gene encoding Svl3p (similar to Saccharomyces cerevisiae PAM1 (YDR251W) and SVL3 (YPL032C); ancestral locus Anc_8.484), with translation MSSSSLRVLTVGNNPNILFYTSRFQLAKNIELYHVNDSKSCQFEIESECYGKDRFELENHFTSIEHLSEALSSKPGEPVFDIIIMSAPSLQELSSLSSKLASIIDSNTKILLESSGFIQLEPFVKLSMDSPHISVFSILTDLDVRQIGPNQFRQFPGTINENTIYLGESKSNTEKYSASVTTLLTTFEKLFAKLFSNIKIDLCNFSSIEFLSQQWKLAISRICFDPLLIMFEQENPSDLDQQIIAKPLISGLVTEIITVAKTMGARLNSNYDNENGLLSLWKNSYQSTNNPPALVYHFIHQTTPLNIDILLLQTILLADDFGIKTPYLEFLYSVLSQFERLNNGVSKLFIRSNEKTQILQSLQKSQKHETALQNQISILEGQIDKLRQELVIQAKQHELETNDAKEKYQVAFKTQAEAPASTEVVTPTEATNQPNINEYKATGTPNLRDIEDMALYSVNYGDSPLKSPPTAVSLQPQINSPLSFHSQTFEEDNGSNDKLLQERELQLRKKELELQERELEYQKRALQQQRFNNSSSNSIPRKPSFPQLQQSANIRSSSRGMHGTNGSIPQPASAGHFVDPISAAGMATHDAQQPSAIPLQQQVQPVQVQPYHSHSIKPTSRKNRNSNMPNIGNPSSINMSDFGRPPNSSSQTRLSSMPNHSIVNQNRLRSQQSKNKLNTPHAAKPNNTYNQPPAPNNHVPAQRQFSSSTMIEITNNTNKVNNSNSNPDISTNSVVHNAMQFTGPNNNSSSTMDINDPRNFVAPPTGSVSAPSTPTLSSSSLMADVASPGTDIADDEEKSHGKKKRFGLFKKKNKSKR
- the PHO85 gene encoding cyclin-dependent serine/threonine-protein kinase PHO85 (similar to Saccharomyces cerevisiae PHO85 (YPL031C); ancestral locus Anc_8.482), which codes for MSSSSQFKQLEKLGNGTYATVYKGLNKTTGVYVALKEVKLDSEEGTPSTAIREISLMKELKHENIVRLYDVIHTENKLTLVFEFMDNDLKKYMDSRTVGNTPRGLELNLVKYFQWQLLQGLAFCHESKILHRDLKPQNLLINKKGQLKLGDFGLARAFGIPVNTFSSEVVTLWYRAPDVLMGSRTYSTSIDIWSCGCILAEMITGKPLFPGTNDEEQLKLIFDIMGTPNESLWPGVTKLPKYNPNIQQRTPRDLRQVLQPHTKEPLDGNLMDFLHGLLQLNPDMRLSAKQALHHPWFAEYYHHTP
- the TRM44 gene encoding tRNA (uracil) methyltransferase (similar to Saccharomyces cerevisiae TRM44 (YPL030W); ancestral locus Anc_8.481) gives rise to the protein MTDDGSAQTSKSNQNQHKDRFKFIVNDKSILGPQWLSLYQTDGKVTFAKSHFEQAMMNVIREPNINSTVILRADILKEINHASEAGPELNFDEAVLKKFEIENSNGSDEEDVKKINIEDLNIRACETSEDLKLSPVHEFVRRIIPRNFYKDAIINQTCLILNSKDPAFQETSLIIYTPHINSESDCPFYIPRTQSVGILLHQSILSVHYIRFPEDDITFTDESERVVRTAYRLLKTANKHSKGVMQGYEKKVNHDQVVNKVNFQNTYIVLKKKYSKFLVENWAESTDPKKHVFEDIAIAAFLIELWIKVYGSDFRSKMQFRDLGCGNGALCYILLSENIKGLGIDARKRKSWSIYPSRVQSSLKEQVIIPSILLRPHPALKRQVPHLEHNGRFFPVKVTHEVIAPATVVYSSEDLLKSPQVNTAEFPPNTFIIGNHSDELTCWIPLLGHPYMVIPCCSHNFSGQRIRFNVRKRSSRSNEVKNQNNSKSAYSGLVDHVEYISSRVGWKVEKEMLRIPSTRNAAIIGVENENSKHFPTQAVYDMIWEDGGAEGWIQNTMTLLKRNPRNH